A single Pyxicephalus adspersus chromosome 8, UCB_Pads_2.0, whole genome shotgun sequence DNA region contains:
- the SYNGR1 gene encoding synaptogyrin-1 isoform X1, whose protein sequence is MEGAAYGAGKAGGAFDPQTFIRQPHTVLRMVSWVFAIVVFGCIVNEGYINLPSEEEEHCIFNRNRSACTYGVTVGVLAFLTCILYLAVDVHFPQISSVKDRKKTVISDIAVSGVWSFFWFVGFCFLANQWQVTKEEYNPMKEGTDAARAAIAFSFFSIFTWAGQAVLAYQRYSLGSDSALFSQDYMDPSQDQGPPYPPYASNEELDPSAGYQQPPMDAYEAGTQGYQSQDY, encoded by the exons ATGGAGGGAGCTGCCTATGGAGCTGGCAAGGCTGGGGGAGCGTTCGACCCCCAAACATTTATCCGCCAACCTCACACTGTGCTAAGGATGGTGTCCTGG GTTTTCGCCATAGTGGTCTTTGGTTGCATAGTTAATGAGGGATATATTAATCTTCCAAGTGAGGAAGAGGAGCATTGCATTTTCAACCGAAACCGAAGTGCCTGCACCTACGGAGTAACTGTAGGGGTGCTGGCGTTCCTCACCTGCATTTTGTATCTGGCAGTCGACGTTCATTTCCCACAAATTAGCAGTGTTAAAGACCGAAAGAAAACCGTGATCTCTGATATTGCTGTGTCTG GTGTCTGGTCCTTCTTCTGGTTTGTTGGTTTCTGCTTTTTAGCCAACCAGTGGCAGGTGACTAAAGAGGAGTACAATCCAATGAAGGAAGGGACAGATGCAGCACGTGCAGCCATTGCTTTCTCGTTCTTCTCCATCTTCACTTGG GCAGGACAAGCTGTGCTGGCCTACCAACGTTACAGTCTCGGCTCAGACTCAGCACTGTTCTCTCAGGACTACATGGACCCAAGCCAAGACCAAGGGCCACCTTATCCCCCTTATGCCAGCAATGAAGAACTAGACCCTTCTGCTGGCTACCAGCAGCCTCCAATGGATGCATATGAGGCTGGCACACAGGGCTATCAGTCCCAGGATTATTAA
- the SYNGR1 gene encoding synaptogyrin-1 isoform X2, giving the protein MEGAAYGAGKAGGAFDPQTFIRQPHTVLRMVSWVFAIVVFGCIVNEGYINLPSEEEEHCIFNRNRSACTYGVTVGVLAFLTCILYLAVDVHFPQISSVKDRKKTVISDIAVSGVWSFFWFVGFCFLANQWQVTKEEYNPMKEGTDAARAAIAFSFFSIFTWALLAVLRLQHLKEITFQEEYSRLFPPNPQPFP; this is encoded by the exons ATGGAGGGAGCTGCCTATGGAGCTGGCAAGGCTGGGGGAGCGTTCGACCCCCAAACATTTATCCGCCAACCTCACACTGTGCTAAGGATGGTGTCCTGG GTTTTCGCCATAGTGGTCTTTGGTTGCATAGTTAATGAGGGATATATTAATCTTCCAAGTGAGGAAGAGGAGCATTGCATTTTCAACCGAAACCGAAGTGCCTGCACCTACGGAGTAACTGTAGGGGTGCTGGCGTTCCTCACCTGCATTTTGTATCTGGCAGTCGACGTTCATTTCCCACAAATTAGCAGTGTTAAAGACCGAAAGAAAACCGTGATCTCTGATATTGCTGTGTCTG GTGTCTGGTCCTTCTTCTGGTTTGTTGGTTTCTGCTTTTTAGCCAACCAGTGGCAGGTGACTAAAGAGGAGTACAATCCAATGAAGGAAGGGACAGATGCAGCACGTGCAGCCATTGCTTTCTCGTTCTTCTCCATCTTCACTTGG GCTCTTCTAGCAGTGCTGAGGCTCCAGCACCTGAAGGAAATTACATTCCAGGAAGAATACAGCAGACTTTTCCCCCCTAACCCCCAGCCCTTTCCTTAA